The following are from one region of the Thiohalorhabdus sp. Cl-TMA genome:
- a CDS encoding TolC family protein, producing the protein MPRFRIVAAGALAIAAGAAPRAMAAPDDGLPAPLRMEQALQRALDRNLTIRQARQQVGILRGRREHAARIVPTNPELALSAGRRSRGSEATTDIGVRISQTLFTGGKRGLHIAVAEARTGSARARLEYLQTATVARTRRAFLDLLVAKEAVTTAEEVLESARAFHEYARQRLEAGEATRLAVNTARIGSGRARAALAAARTEVSRTRVRLLQLLAADPARELRVAGNLTTRPLDLPDREKLLRRALERRSDLAAAGRQVAAARKALKLSERQLIPNLTVYGFYKREEGADVAGGGLSAPIPVLHRYGGEQRAARARLQQARLEEDTLRLTVRREVTRALAAYEGARQRVKALKGTVLESAAENLELVQRALKAGNVGAPAVTTARDNLLNVRRDYLDALRSLVEAGTTLERATGGLIALGPRPGTTAATEQETESHAR; encoded by the coding sequence ATGCCGCGATTCCGCATCGTAGCAGCGGGCGCCCTGGCCATCGCGGCCGGAGCGGCCCCGCGGGCTATGGCAGCGCCCGACGACGGCCTGCCCGCGCCCCTGCGTATGGAACAGGCCCTCCAACGGGCCCTGGACCGCAATCTCACCATTCGCCAGGCCCGTCAGCAGGTGGGCATTCTGCGCGGCCGCCGCGAGCATGCGGCGCGCATCGTACCCACCAACCCCGAGCTAGCGCTCTCCGCCGGCCGGCGCTCGCGTGGTAGCGAGGCCACGACCGACATCGGTGTACGGATCTCCCAGACCCTGTTCACCGGCGGCAAGCGTGGCCTGCATATAGCGGTAGCCGAGGCCCGCACCGGCAGCGCCCGGGCCCGGCTGGAATACCTGCAGACCGCCACCGTCGCCCGCACCCGGCGGGCCTTTCTCGACCTTCTGGTCGCCAAGGAGGCGGTTACCACAGCCGAGGAGGTGCTGGAAAGCGCCCGGGCCTTTCACGAATACGCCCGCCAGCGCCTTGAGGCCGGCGAGGCCACCCGGCTGGCAGTGAACACCGCCCGCATCGGTTCGGGCCGGGCCCGGGCCGCGCTGGCCGCCGCCCGTACCGAGGTGTCCCGCACCCGGGTGCGGCTGCTCCAGCTCCTGGCCGCGGACCCGGCCCGAGAGCTCCGCGTGGCGGGTAACCTGACCACGCGGCCGCTCGATCTGCCCGACCGGGAAAAGCTGCTTCGCCGGGCCCTGGAGCGCCGCTCCGATCTGGCCGCGGCGGGGCGGCAGGTGGCCGCCGCGCGCAAGGCGCTCAAGCTCTCCGAGCGCCAGCTCATCCCCAACCTCACCGTGTACGGCTTCTACAAGCGCGAGGAGGGCGCCGACGTCGCCGGCGGCGGCCTGTCCGCCCCCATCCCGGTGCTGCACCGCTACGGCGGCGAGCAGCGCGCGGCGCGCGCCCGCCTGCAGCAGGCCCGGCTGGAGGAGGACACCCTGCGCCTTACCGTGCGCCGCGAGGTGACCCGCGCCCTGGCCGCCTACGAGGGGGCCCGGCAGCGGGTGAAGGCCCTCAAGGGCACTGTGCTGGAGAGCGCCGCCGAGAACCTGGAGCTGGTCCAGCGCGCGCTAAAGGCCGGCAACGTGGGGGCGCCCGCGGTGACCACCGCCCGTGACAATCTCTTGAACGTGCGCCGCGATTACCTGGACGCGCTACGCAGCCTCGTGGAGGCGGGGACTACCCTGGAGCGGGCCACCGGTGGGCTGATCGCCCTCGGTCCCAGGCCCGGGACCACGGCTGCCACCGAACAGGAGACCGAATCCCATGCGCGTTAA
- a CDS encoding lipocalin-like domain-containing protein: MRRSRREFLRLLAAGPPLLLAGGGRAAERSYARVTPERPVNLPADHAAHPDYAIEWWYFTGFLDLAGGGRRTFEVTFFRNRPEPGRWLENPSAFTPRQVMSAHAALGDPTTESFRHWRRLARVGLDGGRADPDRLRVGIRDWALEAETGGSWRLRLNGEPGAWDLALSPTGKAVLQGRDGISAKNASGSVASYYYSYPALAVRGTLPVDGRPREVTGTAWFDHEWTSTFLPEGTAGWDWVGLRFAGGGGLMAYRFRDPKGRTTYAAGTWIRPDRTTEHLGPDRVRWRPLREWTSPETGSTYPVAWEIRAGGRTLRVTPLFDSQEMRGTGPFNPTYWEGAMRVGGDRVGEGFLEMTRF; this comes from the coding sequence TTGCGCCGATCCAGGCGGGAATTCCTCCGGCTGCTGGCCGCCGGGCCTCCGCTCCTGCTGGCCGGCGGAGGACGGGCGGCGGAGCGGAGCTACGCGCGGGTCACGCCCGAACGGCCGGTGAACCTGCCCGCCGACCATGCCGCCCATCCGGACTACGCCATCGAGTGGTGGTACTTCACAGGGTTCCTGGACCTGGCGGGGGGCGGACGGCGCACCTTCGAGGTGACCTTTTTCCGCAACCGCCCCGAGCCCGGGCGCTGGCTGGAGAATCCCTCGGCCTTCACGCCGCGCCAGGTGATGAGCGCGCATGCGGCGCTTGGCGACCCGACCACGGAGTCCTTCCGGCACTGGCGGCGCCTGGCCCGGGTCGGCCTGGACGGCGGCCGGGCGGACCCGGACCGGCTGCGTGTCGGTATCCGGGACTGGGCCCTGGAGGCCGAGACGGGTGGGTCCTGGCGGTTGCGCCTGAATGGCGAGCCCGGTGCCTGGGACCTGGCGCTTTCGCCCACCGGAAAGGCCGTCCTCCAGGGTCGGGACGGCATAAGCGCCAAGAACGCCAGCGGCTCCGTGGCGAGCTACTATTATTCCTATCCCGCCCTGGCGGTGCGAGGCACGCTACCGGTGGACGGGCGGCCCCGGGAGGTGACGGGCACCGCCTGGTTCGACCACGAATGGACCTCCACCTTCCTGCCCGAGGGTACGGCCGGCTGGGACTGGGTGGGTCTGCGGTTCGCAGGGGGCGGCGGGCTCATGGCCTACCGCTTCCGCGATCCGAAGGGGCGCACGACCTACGCCGCCGGCACCTGGATCCGGCCGGACCGCACCACCGAGCATCTCGGCCCGGACCGGGTCCGGTGGCGGCCCCTGCGTGAATGGACCTCCCCGGAGACGGGCAGCACCTACCCGGTGGCCTGGGAGATCCGGGCGGGGGGGCGGACCCTGCGGGTCACGCCGCTGTTCGACAGCCAGGAGATGCGCGGCACGGGCCCCTTCAATCCCACCTACTGGGAAGGGGCCATGCGGGTCGGCGGCGACCGCGTCGGGGAGGGCTTCCTGGAGATGACCCGGTTCTAG
- the dtd gene encoding D-aminoacyl-tRNA deacylase yields the protein MIGLLQRVTAAEVVIDGGVAGAVGPGLAVLVGVEKGDGSAQADRLLERLLGYRVFPDEEGRMNRSLRHTGGGLLLVPQFTLAADTGKGTRPSFGTAAPPEEGERLFGYFLEQARAAHPEVAAGRFGADMQVRLTNDGPVTFWLRVPPEREG from the coding sequence GTGATTGGACTACTGCAGCGCGTAACGGCGGCGGAGGTGGTCATCGACGGCGGAGTAGCGGGGGCCGTCGGGCCCGGCCTCGCGGTGCTCGTGGGGGTGGAGAAGGGTGACGGCTCGGCCCAGGCCGATCGCCTGCTTGAACGCCTGCTGGGCTACCGGGTCTTTCCCGACGAGGAGGGCCGCATGAATCGCTCGCTGCGCCACACTGGCGGCGGCCTGCTGTTGGTTCCGCAGTTCACGTTGGCCGCGGACACCGGGAAGGGCACCCGGCCCAGTTTCGGCACCGCAGCGCCGCCGGAGGAGGGCGAGCGGCTGTTCGGCTACTTCCTCGAGCAAGCGCGGGCGGCGCATCCCGAGGTTGCGGCCGGGCGCTTCGGGGCGGACATGCAGGTGCGCCTCACCAACGACGGGCCGGTCACCTTCTGGCTCCGGGTGCCGCCGGAGCGGGAGGGCTAG